TCATAATAaattaatcataatttttccttgttttttctttacttttaaagggaattagatggaatgtctagattctgtaaaaaatgcgagttttttcacatttttaattttttaaaacaaaatctgaatttgtttttttttctaagtccttgccaaagaaaacaaattcagattttgttttaaaaaatgtgaaaaaactcacattttttacagaatctaggcattccatctaattccctttaaaagtaaagaaaaaacaaggaaaaattatgaaaaatttattatgatttaCATAGATTTGAATCTCATACTTCTCTTGTGGGAGACCATCCCTTTAACCACTAGACTATCAATCGCTTATTTCCAACCGATTCTGACCATGGCGGAATGCAAGTCAGACACACAGGCATCCAAACGGTGGAAAGATGGTTTGGAAAGTGGAACATCTCAAGATAACTTTTGGCCCTCTGGCTATGAAAAGTAGGGGATGGGAAGGGGTAGGGGCTGGGAATCATTCGGCAACACAGGGATAGCCAGCCTATAGGCCGTTACTAGAGTAGGCCATGCGGTAGTTACATTTCCAAACCGTTCGTCCGTTTCGtactttgaaatttgaacGTAAACATTAAACAGCAGGCATTGTGTATTTCAGGTCGAAAAATAGATTCAGACAAAGAAAATGAGTCTTCTTTCTTTGTCTAACGAAGTTTTAATATGTTACATCTTTTCACTGGATACTATTTCCATATCTGACTTGCAAAGTCTTATGGTTTCCTGTCGGCCTTTATACAATATTATTCGAGAATCAGATGAACTATGGAGGCTCAAGTTCATTAAAAGGTTATAAACTATTAATGTTTTGGCTTtctttttacaattaaaaactGTTGCACAGGTGGGGCAATTTTCTTTCGCAGACTCCCAATAGCTAtgaaaatgtttggtttgaGTGGACAACTATGAGATTAAAGAAAGCAAAAGAAGTCCAAAAAGCTGTTCAAAACATGTCCTCTGTAGCTTATCCATTGGGTCAATCTCCCCTCATTGTGATCAACAAGTTGATTGCGGGGTCATATCCCATTCCTGAATATGTGCAGAATGAACTTGAAGAAATCGTCTATGACAAGAAAATGTGACTATCAATTAATTCATGTAATTTATTAGAAATTTAAACATaaccaaaatttgattttctttagaagagaaaataaaaccacATTACACTATGCCAGAGATGTATTAGTCAAAGTGAGAATCTCTATACTGGACAAAAAGTGGAGAGATTTTATGGCCCAACCAGAATCTCAAAAGTCTCTGTTTGAGGGAGTTGCACTTATATCACAGTGGTCAACATTGGAACTTGGAGAAGAACAAACTTGTTTGAAAGACCTGGAAAgctcaattgaaaaaataactgaTAGAGTGAAACAACTGCTGGAATTGGAAGTGGGAAAAGTATCATGTGCTAGCACTGATgagcgaaagaagaaaaatcttaaaattttgGATTCCATAAACCAAGTTATGTTCAATGAATTGGGTTTTAAAAAACTTCCACATTTTTATACTTCTGATTACAATCTCTATTGTAATTTTCAACAGGTATGCCTTGCAACTTTATCAATTTGGCTAAAATGCAATGCTGATGAAGGTctaatgttatttatttatatttttctttctctaactTTGAAGGCATTTGAAACAAAGGAAGGTTGCCCAGCAGTTTTGTGTGCCATCTATCAGGAAGTGGCTAGGAAAATGGGCATTGTTTGTGAGGCGGTTTATTGTGCCCAGAGTTGGTTCTCGGATAACGTGATGAACCGTCCAAAGCTTTTTCTTAGATGGAAGGATTCAACCGGGTAACAGCACAAACTATTACTATACAGTTTAACATTGTAAGATTCTTTGGTTTCTCTTCGTTAGGTCAGAGGAAGATAGTATTTATATTGACGTCTTTCTTGGAGGGTATTTAAACCAGTCAAGTTTGTATCCATCCCTCAGAAAACAACCAGCAGCGTCAGTCGACTCGGTTTTGTTTAATATGCTAGGAGTTCTAACGCGTTTTATGTGGAACCAATACGATGAATTTGGGCTGGAAATGATGAGAGACAATTTGTCATTCTATGTACGATTGCAGTGCTCCATGTCGCCCCAAAACCCAAACGTAATCACGTTCTACGCAGAACACTGTATCGGTTTGGGCATCCAATTAGACGATGCAATCCAACTACTTCAAGTATGATATCCACCTACTGTATAAACAAATTCATACAATTAATTCTTGTTGTATTtgtagaattattttcagtcTCCAGAATATAAACCTTTCATTGGTGGTTTATTTTCTCGGAGTCCATCGAAAATGTTAGAGGAATGTATCAGTAAGCTCAACGAACAAAAAGCTGAAATCGCTGCAGCGGTGAGGTTACATCTTGAATGTGCAAAGTTTTCCCTttcattattgttttgtctttttcagaAAACTGTTCATCATCGGCCGTCCTCGTTAAAATTTTCAGTTGGTCTCGTTGTGATGTGCAATTACAAAAAATGGGGAAGAAACTTTAAGAAGCCTTGCGTTATTGTGTCTTGGAATGTGAAGTTCCAAGAATCGATTGTATGGAAATCCAAGGTGACAAGCGTTTATGATTGTTATTATAATTCGGACGAAGAAGATTTGGACGATGAGGAAGTtgatgaagacgaagaagattcGGACAATGAGGAAGTTGATGAAGACAAAGTTTGTTCCCGAACAAAGAAAGTAATTCCCAGCCAAGATCAGCCGCACTATCATATCTTGATGGTTGATGATAGTGATGAAGATAACTCccaatttcaattaaacgTTCCTGAAGGTAACTAATTATGCGTTGCTGGACCACTAAGAATTAATATCAAATAACCATCTTCAaataatatctttttttgttttgttttcttaaagaAACCTTGGAGCTCCTTCCTGCGGCTGTTCCCATCAAGcataataaaatttggtttcattttgagAGATTCGATGGCCGTAGGTACTTTCCGAATGCGGAGAAAAGAGCCCAGTTTCCCGAGGATGAAGCAATCACCTTATCATTGATTGGATAACTCAAACTggtcaatatttctttcttttttaatgggtTTTACAGACTGttcacttttatttcttgatttttttttctcttataactTGGAAGCTTCTTTTTATTGTGAAAGTTGAACGTCGTCGGCTTGAAAGTTCCGTAAAACTTGAATTCCGTtaaattaaactttttgtgtCGCAGAAATCAGAAAAGTTGCTTCATTATTATCCATATTGATTGGATTCTATTATCGCACATTGCTGAAACACATAGCCAGTATTAGATATTTTATTCATTAGATATTTCTTTAGAATTTGTTGCCAAATAGTTTCATCCTTATACAGCGAAGCAGAGTTAAATTACTTTTGAATTCCAGTTATTTAGAAGACAAAAAAGCACTAATCGAATAGATTCTCATAATGAAAATAAGAGTCTTTATCACAAATCACGATTAGCTGTGGAAACCCTGCAAAGTGGGGGCCTAGTTTTTAGTATCTTTTAGTATTTGCATTTCTCCTAGCTTCAACCATAACATGCTTTTATTCGAATATATACTAAAGCTCTAATTTTGCGTAAATTATGAATAATGGGGAAGTTAATACATTTTTGCACACGACCAATCATATTTAACTGATAGTCATCAGTTCATGTGTATAAGTAAgaaatcaacttttaaattttggtttaagaacatttttatatccatatataataaaagaacaagctttttgggggaggggctAATTCATGTCACGcataatgtgtcaacacaggctcctcccccaaaatggtacatgcccaaacatgcccaaacaaatcaccaccagatgtcgtcgccgtgatgacgcaacaaccagcatcaccaccagatgtctatagcatcgccgttatgacgaaatcttcaagtactgggcagatttcccacgataaaatcgattacgggcagatgattctacagaaaagcgaattgcCAAAGAGTCCAACTTTACGATAGAAAAAAGTTCCCCGGGTtcgaacggggctcaggttactcgtatttatattatatctaaaaaataaagaactttCTTTGTGATCAGAAAATAGCATTTGTATTTTCTACATTATAAAGTTGGATTAATTTTGGGAGGATATGTTTTGACAATACTACCGTAATTGCGGAACAAATTCATTATCACTAAATACTATTTTAATCACTTGACGAGCCTCTGCACTGACACTGAGCATGGGTGATCGATTGGGTCTGCCGTAATATCTAAACAAATTTAGAGCTGCTTTCATTCCGGCCACTCCGAAACGCCGGgtcaatttgaaaacaacaattattttttcagcTATTTTGTCAGCCATTTGAAAATACCATGTTATTGGGTCAATCAATCTTCGTTGTAACTCTTTATCGATGGCGAGAAGGAAATCTTATTTAGCAATATAAccttcctgaaaaaaaaattattgtaaaCATTCCTTTAGATGAGAAGGAATGTAGTTccggtaaaaaaatttcaaattctgttCACGACAATAAGACATTTAACCAGTTGGGCCGAAGGTTTAGCTCGTTACGAAATCCGCTGGGAAGATTCAAATGCCGTTGTAATGGTAAGTCCTTTCGACCACCACATCCAATCAAATGTTCTGTATTCAATCATTGTACATCGCAGGCATTATACTGGGCTAAGAGGGGTGTCAGGATCTATCGCGACAAGTTGGTGTCAGAGGAGCAACGAACGCAATTTGACGGGTTTTCGAATCAAGAATTCAATTCATCAAGTAaagttatttcttattttgtgcAATGATAAGTGggattaaatatttaaaagaaatttattttgtaattttaagcTCATCATAATCATACATAGCGACGTATAGTAATTGTTTCCACCCAAATTAACTAAATACATAAGAGAAATTACAGaggttaaaaaatatttgtaagtAAAAACAAATGCTTCACTttctatatttgttatacGACAGGATTTAATTTAGATGCATCTTTTAGATGCAAcagaattaaatttatttctggCGTCAGAATTTACCTCGTATGTTCCAACTTCGTCCAACTTCGCTTTCCATAATATCTCGTTTGCCAGTACGTCGATTTTCTGCCTCGGTTGTAGCGTCGGTTGGTGCGTCGGTCGGTGCGTTGGTTGGTGCGTCGGTTGGCGGGTCGGTTGTTGGTGTAGTAGTGGTTGTTGTCTCGGGTGTGGTTGTTGTCTCGGGTGTGGTTGTTGTCTCGGGTGTGGTTGTTGTCTCGGGTGTGGTTGTTGTCTCGGTTGTGGTTGTTTCTGTAATATCGGTTGTTTGTGTAGTAGTGGTTATTGTTGGTGTAGTAGTCTCGGTTGTTTGAGGTTCAGATGTCCCAGGCTCGGTTGATGTTTGCGGTTCGGTTATTGGAGAATTGGTAGACTGTGTTGTTGCAGGGTCGGGGGTTTGAGGCTCGGTTGTTCTTGATTCTGATGTGGTTGTTGGAGCTTCGCTTGGCGGGTCGGTTGACGGTACAAATGATTGAAACTTGAGATTGTCGACAGCGACAGCATCTTCGATGTCAGTGCCGCAGTAAGCGTAAAACACCAGCTGTGCGATCACGTCGCGCAATCAAATAATGACACAGCGACAGGTAAACCGAGAAAAAACCAAGTTCTTTATTATCGTGCACTAACATGAGATAATCAAGCGTCTTTCTTATTTACCGACAAATTCGAATTGTACATGTCTCTGCCGTCCAAGGGTATATTTTTGCTCTCCCAAACTCGATTGTTGATATGGGAATACTCGTACAAATTTAAAAGCAAAccttcatttccatttttggcCAGATACAACTGCACATCAATTAAGataccattttaaaaaaatccttcCTTCTGATAGTATAAAATAATAGTTTTAATCACCTCGAGATTCGTGAATTGCGGCCATTTGGAACGAATCCAAAAGTCAAAGGAGAAAGTGGCAACTTCATCCGTCCTTAGCGTGAAGATCTGACTGCGTAAAACGGCCACACCGAACGATAAAGTTGACCCGCGATCAACTCGGAGATAAGTCGATCCGTTGACCGGTGTAGGAGCGACATTCCCAGACTCCCAGAGCGAAGTTGTGTTCTCGACTCTCCACTTGACACCAGACTCCGACTGCTCAATCCATGGAAATATTATAccgttttcaaaattgttatCGTAATCGTAGTGTATGTCGTCTTTTGGATAGGATTGCTTGTagcaatttttgaaatcgCAAATGTAGTTATTAGCTGACGACTCGATCACCAACACCAGCAATGAAAAGCAGAGCGGAAACAGGAAGGATCTGAACATCTTTTCCCACgagaaataatgcaaatttCCGGTACAGACGAGCGATGAATTGCTAACACAAATTTTACAACTGAACTCACTTAAACGCCACAGTCGAATGAATCCTTACACGGTATAATTATTAACCCAGTTATCTCTATCTATATACATATATGTAGATATCAATACTGTCatacttgaagttgaaacCTGATATTATTTGGACTCGTAGTCATAAGATAAGTGTCAATCAATAACAAAGGAAACGTCTCACAAAGTGCAGGGCGTGTTATAGACTGACAAGAGATGTCGCAGCTCGTGACTTATCTTTCTTTATAGCTACTTGATGTGCTCTGATTAGGGAAAATGTCAACGGGGTATTTCCCGCAAACCGCAATATAAGACTcgcgattctttttcttactttcCATCGTGGTAAATATTATAACTGTATACCGGGGACCTATTcaggaaatgaaattgattatCCTCAAGCAGGTTATGCAACTataacatgaaataatttgtcTTTCTATATTATACcgaataaaattatttcaaaagtaAATGATTTACAATTTTGTACATAGGTGAGAAAGAACCTAAATGGGGTTTCATTCTTTTAGCAACGATTTTATAGCTCTGAATTGACTTTTATCGAGCTTTAAAAATCCTAGAAAGTCACGATATAAAAAAACAGCAGATAATTAAATAACAAGTCTTATCCTTGTACAATGAAATGTACATGCTAGTTCCTTCCCATAATGATAGCGCAATTATTGTTCCTTTTTTAAGATGAATCAGAAATATCGGTATAGAGCCGACGATTCCCTATTTGGTAATTAATAATGTCTAGGCTACTCCCTTTTTTCATTTGCTGTCAATTCGTCAAGCAGAGATATACCATAATATACGTTACAATTATCTTACCTCTCTGCTGTTATCTACCGCAGTGCTAATATACACATAATCTGGTTGATGGGGCCATGTAAAATATAAGGGCTCAGTTTCTATATAAAGGTCCAACGATTTATGCTAAAAACAACTTCAAAGTTTCGTGTCTCAAAATAGATTCATTCCTCATAGAATTTTGGGAATTATTATAGTTCTCCTGCTTTTGGTAAATCCTGTAAGGGCGGATATTAAACAATGATATGGAGACTTATTTTACCCTCTCGTCATGGGGGTTTTCTGTTGTCCATTATACTAAATGAGACAAATAACAATAATTCATTATTTCAACCGTTGAGACGTACCGATTTAATATACGGAACTAAAACACGATCTCTTATCAGGTGCTGGCGGctcattcaaattttgtctTCGATGACAGAAGCCAAAATTAATTACCCCAGTTAATTTCTTCACgattgtatttaaaaaaaaaacacgttagTGAGCTTATCCCAGTTTATTATAAAGATAACGACCCGATCGTAGATCAAAAAACGCTTAGAGAACCAAggacaataataaattttgtttatcaTTACCCAAATGGTGATCGCGTGCTGTATAAGCAAACTTGATCGTGATAATAAATGACACTCAAATAACCCACTGGACCCTTGATCATAAAACAAATCATATAATCTAACGGCCTGCTGCCATTGATGTGTGTTATCAGTAACATTTCATCTGCAGCAATGAACAACAACGATGAAGAAAATAGCTAAGTGTATGTAAACTTGATTTTAATCTTTCATTGCAGCTACTGTACTCAGCTACCGTGGAAACCTTATTCGTATCCGTCAGTGATTTAAGGAGTTGAAGACAATTTGGTCGTTTCTACAAATCGATTCAGACGATGGAAAATCATTTCCTTCCATTTTTACTAGGAATtgtggtggtgattttcatcATTATGAACGAGACATCAGTTATTGCAGCAGCTGACGTTTCAGAGATGGATaacaatttcgaaaacggaGTGGTAAAACCGTGGATTGACCAGTCGGATCCCGCTGTCAAGTGGAAAATCGAGAACAGAACTTCACCTTGGGAGCCGGAGAATCTTCCGTTAAGTGGCTCGAATTATCTCAGAGTTGATCGCGGGTCTTCACTGTCGTTCGGTGTGGCTATTCTGCGCAGTCCCGTCTTGCCCGGCACCACCAACACcttcttttcattctctttCTGGATCCGTTCCAAATGGCCACAATTCACAAATCTCGAGGTTACATGGCGAATGGGCGATATAACTAGTGACAGttctaaaataaaagatttttcaaCTAATTGATTTGCAGTTATACTTGGCCAAAAACGGAAACGAAGGTTTGCTTTTAAGTCTCTACGAGTATTCCGATGTCAACAATCGAGATTGGCGTCGATCCGAAGTGGAGATTACGGATAATACGAATTCTGATTTGACGGTacgtttattttccttttgataatttaatcaattaaaataattaataatttcctCAACTGCAGTTGGTATTTTACGCTTATTGCGGGACTGCAGCGGAAGATGCTGTCGCCATCGACGACCTCTACTTTTCCACTGACGCAATTCTGACAACAGTACCGTCGGCAGCGTCGACAAGTTCATCGACAAAACCCAATACGTTGACGTCTTCATCTTCTAGCACAAATTCGACTAGTTCGACGGTCCCCATCACAACTTCTCCGACAACAACCACGACCGACGCAATATTGTCGACAACAACGGATGGAGAAATGACGTCAGAAACAAGTGAAACGCCAGAAACGAACCAAACGCCTGAAACGACAAGACGAACGCTCACGCCCAGCACACAGCCCGAGACAACTAGACGAACGCTCACGCCCACCCCAGGCGAAATAATCACGACCACCGATCCAACTTTCCCGATAACCGATCCGATTAGTACAGAAGAATCCTCATCGGGAACAACAGATTCGACTTTAACGACAACTCTACCAGAAGGTATCACTAATAAGAGCGTCAAAATCAGTCCACTTACGTATTTGTAGACCATTACGTTGTTATATCGTCTAATTATTCGTTAAAATAATcccttaaaaatatttccctgTGAACAGAAAAGTGTCCCGAATTCCTTCAAGATGACACAATGGTCCCTTGTTCTACCATTGGCACCCAATGCTATTGCTTTTACAACGGCAGTGTAATAATCTATTTCATTAGTTTTATTATTCATCTATATAGTCGAATTCTTTTTgctaaacaattatttttagtcGCAGCTGAACTGGACATCAGCGGATCAGATTTGTAGGGATGGAAGCATGACCTTATTAACCATCGACACTTTAGAAGAAGACCAATCCATCTTTGATCACGTCATTTCCAGTTCCGGTACAACAGTTTATAAAACTATAACGTTAAACTTATTAAACAGCTCTTATTTTGGATATTAAAAACATATAACTAGTACCGACTGGCTTATATTGGACTGCTGGAAAATATTCTCAAGGCAACGATCGATGGGAGTGGGCCTCCAACGAACCTTTTGAGCCATTTAGTTACGATAATTGGGGAGTGGGAGAACCCAGTAACGCAACTGATGCTGAATACTGCGCCTATGCAAATTTCAGCCCACCACAAAATTTCTCCGCTGGATATTGGAACGACGAACGATGTGCTTCACCAGGATTTAAATTCATCTGCGAACAAAATGACTAACTAATAGTGCGACCTTgtttctaaataaaattatatttcttAATTACATGAATCGAGAGTGGTGCTGTGCTGTAACTTGTAACTGCCATCAGCTTGATTCTGTACCCGATATTTATAATAAACTAAATAGCAACAGCGGCGAATAACTGAGTGGTTATCGATGGacccgatttaaaaaaaaacgacagtgAATTAGGCGCAGCAATTAAACGGTGTTttgattttctgaattttatttCGCTGTATAATATTCAAAACTTTTGCGAATAAAATTCATTCAGCCAATCACTCCTTCAAATCCAATTCCCGAATTTGTTGTCCACGACCGCGACACCAATCaaagttaaataaatttaCTAAATTCTAATATAATTTGTTATCATAATTAAATCAAAGTTTTATATTTAcgaatttattttatcaatttttcagttaataaatttttaaagatttttatgAAAACGACTTCGCTCAGTTCGCTGTGAAGCAAAATGGCAACGTTTGTTCTTTAACCAGCCTTCTACccatgtttttgttgttgtgtcagTTTTGTCGACTCAATCAGTCACGCACAACACAGGTTTTCTAATCTAAATAGATAAAGAATGGTAATACTTTACTTAATCATTTTATCAAATAGATTTGTTAGTAGTAACCGGTATTTTGCATGTGTTAGTTGACGAAATGAACCAAAGATAAGTATAGTAAACATTCAAagggttttcatttttatgtgaCGTGCTGGATTGGAGTCTGTAGTTTAGTGTTATTTTAGTTAGAACAAATGAGGCTATAAAGGGATTGTTcttttggaaaaatgaacagtaTTCAAGTCCAACTACTCTTTTAGTCTTGTTCAAAAACTTAGTATACTTCCTCGTTTTCTTAACATTTCTGTGATGTGGAAGTCAAATGAGAAACAGATGAAACTTTGCTGTCACTAAGCTAAAGCACTTAAATACTAGCTTAAAATAGTGTGGTAGGAATTTTGTTCTAGTTTCTAGAAAACATGAACCTATATTTTTTCACAATTGATATTCATGCCATTCTATTTTGAAAACAGTTTTGTTACAGTTACACTCACAATGCTTGATTCTTTGTCAAGTAGTAGCCAGTCCCGCCAAGATGTTGTATTTCCCAGCAAGGTAAAAACATTTAACtagttcaattcaaattccaatattttatcaatttttctCTAGCATAATTCTAAAGAGGACATCTATCTGGTCGCACACCAGACACTTCGAACGGAGCAAACCATTGTCAATGCAAATCTTCCTAATGTGAGTTTTGCATTTGCAttcgttgtttatttttgtgtgaaaTTTGTTCTTTTCCTGCTCTTTACTTCATAACAAGTGCTCGATGATTTTGGTTAGTCCGTTAGGAGTTCGACATCAATAGGAGACGAGGCACTTAGACTCCGTGTGTATTCATCTGTTTTGCTTTTCTTCGTCTGACGACCTTTAGAGACcactttggtttttctttttcccacttCGATTCAACAAAATTTGCAATGTAATCTTGCTTCAATTCTGATAGCTGTTTTCTGAATGTCTATAAAGTTTAGAACTAAATTTAAGAacccttatttaaaaaaaaactatttaaaaatttgaacttttttgtCCGAGTTGTTCGCTTGTGCCTAGTCAATTCATAACTACCCGTTTGCTCTGCATTCTTTGTCATTCTTATATCCGTtttcaagagaaagaaaaacggccTAATTCTGGcccatttcctttttcgttGATTTACTGACCACTTGTATCACATGCCGCACTGCAGTGATGGCAActcttttcctatttttgtttcttttcttttgcgaGGACAAAAATCCCTTTAATTACCCGTCGGATTTTCTTAGACattttagaactttgatgTTCACATTTATGTTGAGTATTATTTGCCAAGTTATAAGAAGCACTTTATTGCTATTGCGCAATTATTGCTATGCCGTTAAACTACTCGGTTGTGTGCAAATTTCTTAGTGTGCTCGAGTAACCAATTACGCTAGGTAATCTTAATGCAACTACGGAGGTGCCAACGTTAATCTTATTAACTAATACGATTTTATTGTACATTTTTATACGTTGTAAGTGAACTGCTTGTGTCATTCTTAAACTCACATCAATTTCACCGAAAGTTGTTCGGtgatgattatttattttccccgATGATTTCTTTGTTGTTAGAATTTTGCCACGAACAAAACGGATATAAATTTTCGAGAAACttaaagatttattttttgataatgaAGCGCAATCTGCAATCTGAAAAGTTATTTTCAATTAACctcagtttgaatttttagatGGACTCGTGTTTCTACTAGCATTTCGCAAGCCATCAATCAGTACATCCAAAATACAACAGTTCTACGATGAATATTGAAGCAGCATATGGGACAGTGCACGGACAACACGGTGTCGTGATTCGTTGTTACGTAATTGGCAGCCGTTACGAGTCCTGCCCATCGAGGTGATGACAGAATTTAACttgtttaaacatttatttctcttgataTTTAAtcaacgtttctttttcatgATGGGAGGTAGGTCTGCCTGTTGCATAAGAAACAACTTTTTGCATCAACCTGAACCATTGAACCTGCAAATAACACACCGCCGTCAACGCAGAACTTATTCCTAATGTGAGAGTGGCCTGCAttcgctttttatttttttgtgggaaCAGAAAGTGTCAAAAATTTCATGCTCGGCTCTGTCCATTTTGACAAAGTGTTAGGTAATTTTGGCTGGACAGCGAATAGATCGGACGTAAGAGGAAGTAGTTTGATTCACTTGCTGGGTTTTGATAATTTTATTTGAGGGAGTAATGTTTCTTTTCGTCGCTTTCGTCGTTTCCATCTGCTCTCTCTACTTGTCGGGATTATAACAAATCGAAATCTGGTTTCCAAGGGGTGCAACGGTAGCTGTTAATTTTGCCCAATTCcggttaggaaatatattgtTACACTATACATTAAGAGCTGATCGTAGGATAAACTTGTTCGTCCCCTATGCTTAATAACTATACAGGTTTTATTTTGCTATTGAGTTTTATTTGCTGGGTTTATTCTGTTAACGTTGGCGGTTTTGGACGAAATAACAGATAACTGCAATACAATTTGACAGTGCAGTAAGGTTAATAAAATATGAACGCCGAAATTGTAAGAGAATTAAAGTTAGTCGAAAAATGAATGGCAGACAACATTTTTTATACCTTGAGATTCGTGAATTGCGGCCATTTGGAACGAATCCAAAAGTCAAAGAAGAAAGTGGCAATTTCATCCGTCCTCAGCGTAAAGATCTGACTGCGTAAAACGGCCACACCGAACGATAAAGTCGACCCGCGATCAACTCGGAGATAAGTCGATCCGTTGACCGGTGTAGGAGCGACATTCCCAGGCTCCCAGGGCGAATTTGTGTTCTCATAATATAAATAATCGTAATTTTAATCGGCTTG
The sequence above is drawn from the Daphnia pulicaria isolate SC F1-1A chromosome 1, SC_F0-13Bv2, whole genome shotgun sequence genome and encodes:
- the LOC124314882 gene encoding F-box only protein 21-like; translation: MSLLSLSNEVLICYIFSLDTISISDLQSLMVSCRPLYNIIRESDELWRLKFIKRWGNFLSQTPNSYENVWFEWTTMRLKKAKEVQKAVQNMSSVAYPLGQSPLIVINKLIAGSYPIPEYVQNELEEIVYDKKIRENKTTLHYARDVLVKVRISILDKKWRDFMAQPESQKSLFEGVALISQWSTLELGEEQTCLKDLESSIEKITDRVKQLLELEVGKVSCASTDERKKKNLKILDSINQVMFNELGFKKLPHFYTSDYNLYCNFQQAFETKEGCPAVLCAIYQEVARKMGIVCEAVYCAQSWFSDNVMNRPKLFLRWKDSTGSEEDSIYIDVFLGGYLNQSSLYPSLRKQPAASVDSVLFNMLGVLTRFMWNQYDEFGLEMMRDNLSFYVRLQCSMSPQNPNVITFYAEHCIGLGIQLDDAIQLLQNYFQSPEYKPFIGGLFSRSPSKMLEECISKLNEQKAEIAAAKTVHHRPSSLKFSVGLVVMCNYKKWGRNFKKPCVIVSWNVKFQESIVWKSKVTSVYDYSDNEEVDEDKVCSRTKKVIPSQDQPHYHILMVDDSDEDNSQFQLNVPEETLELLPAAVPIKHNKIWFHFERFDGRRYFPNAEKRAQFPEDEAITLSLIG